A window of the Acidobacteriota bacterium genome harbors these coding sequences:
- a CDS encoding serine/threonine-protein kinase, whose protein sequence is MSREQSGDRISEIVGDALELEGEAQASFLDSVCGDDAALRLEVESLLAVGRSQEAEGFLAVPAPEQLAAERLSGLTVGNLSAGGTSSRGVSLPSSIGPYRVLEALGQGGMGTVYLAQQVEPVERKVALKVMRGLFAGSSKRRFARESQTLARLNHPNIAALYEVGSTGEAPYVAMEWVEGFPITAWCDRERLSLTERLQIFRGVCAGTQHAHEKGILHCDLKPSNVLVTSIDGEAVAKVIDFGIARALGDPVTSESAELVLGSPPYISPEALSAEGRRGLGARTDVYSLGLILYELLVGVLPFSSESRQSFLAFMRQVTEQEPLAPSQRFAGLPAIRSEAVAERRGLGAPHLRRHVAGDLDAIVLKAIARDPKDRFGSVSELLAEIERHRARRPVEARLPNRAYVAGRFARRHRTVVVAGFLLLVALVGGLIARSIEAHRAQQALAESEQVRQFLVDLFESGNPEAASGEVFTVRDLLDQGTLRLREDLADQPLARARFLHSIGAIYLRLDELYAAAEVIGEALALRRRHHGAGHPEVIESESEMGVLLRRLGRYDEAEVLLQSVLTARQADPDVDPELLARAYSNLGNLYWSAERFEEAERIHRSGLAVRERNTRRLRTPEARMDEAYSANNLAVMLLTRRKYAESLAPLERALELFETDNPVLRGSALNNLGLVHRNLPSWAEAEGTFRDAIDVLDSGLGSKHARPLSARRNLIFELVLRHRWEEALNESERALQLAETVDDRLTLAQIVRTRARVLRLAGKADLAVETARRSRAIAVAEQGPEQPLPVSCRTELALALAARGELTAAVDELRAVAEIQGRLLPPDHRSRLRTERAFGIVYLEADRGAEAVAHLRGALTIERQTASKNQASGPSRVVAETLLLLGRALLVEDLEEGVTSLEEALATLRKVLGDRHPLVAEAAFHLGRAERQRGRRDEARKLLAESVAIRQAVYPADDADLAASRRALAELDG, encoded by the coding sequence ATGAGCCGAGAGCAGTCCGGCGACCGCATCTCCGAGATCGTTGGCGATGCCCTCGAGCTCGAGGGCGAGGCGCAGGCTTCCTTTCTCGACTCGGTCTGTGGTGACGACGCCGCTCTGCGGCTGGAGGTCGAGTCGCTGCTGGCCGTTGGTCGCAGCCAGGAAGCCGAGGGCTTTCTCGCGGTGCCTGCTCCGGAGCAACTCGCCGCGGAGCGCTTGAGCGGTCTGACGGTCGGCAATCTCTCCGCGGGAGGCACCTCTTCGCGGGGCGTGTCCTTGCCCTCGAGCATCGGTCCCTATCGCGTTCTCGAAGCCCTCGGCCAGGGTGGCATGGGGACCGTCTACCTGGCGCAGCAGGTCGAGCCGGTCGAGCGCAAGGTAGCCCTGAAGGTGATGCGCGGCCTCTTCGCAGGCTCCTCGAAGCGTCGCTTCGCGCGCGAGTCTCAAACCCTGGCCCGTCTCAATCACCCCAACATTGCGGCCCTCTACGAGGTCGGTAGCACCGGCGAAGCCCCTTACGTTGCGATGGAGTGGGTCGAAGGTTTCCCGATCACCGCCTGGTGCGATCGCGAACGCCTCTCCCTCACCGAGCGCTTGCAGATCTTTCGCGGCGTCTGCGCGGGAACTCAGCACGCCCACGAGAAGGGGATTTTGCATTGCGATCTCAAGCCCAGCAACGTGCTGGTGACCTCGATCGATGGCGAGGCGGTGGCCAAGGTGATCGACTTCGGTATCGCGCGGGCGCTCGGCGATCCGGTCACCAGCGAGTCGGCCGAGCTGGTTCTCGGATCGCCGCCCTACATCAGTCCCGAGGCGCTATCGGCCGAAGGTCGCCGAGGACTCGGTGCTCGCACCGATGTCTACTCCCTGGGCCTGATCCTCTATGAGCTGCTGGTGGGGGTGCTGCCGTTCTCGAGCGAGAGTCGACAGAGCTTTCTGGCCTTCATGCGTCAGGTGACGGAGCAGGAACCCTTGGCTCCCAGCCAGCGGTTTGCGGGCCTGCCGGCGATCCGGTCCGAAGCCGTCGCCGAGCGTCGCGGACTGGGAGCTCCGCACCTTCGGCGTCACGTCGCTGGTGATCTCGACGCCATCGTGCTCAAGGCCATCGCCCGCGACCCGAAGGACCGCTTCGGGTCGGTCAGTGAGCTGCTGGCCGAGATCGAGCGTCACCGCGCGAGGCGTCCGGTCGAGGCTCGGCTGCCCAATCGCGCTTATGTGGCCGGTCGCTTCGCCCGCCGCCACCGCACCGTGGTGGTGGCGGGGTTTCTCCTCCTGGTTGCGCTGGTGGGAGGACTGATCGCTCGTTCCATCGAAGCCCATCGGGCGCAGCAGGCCTTGGCCGAGTCGGAGCAGGTGCGCCAGTTTCTGGTCGACCTCTTCGAAAGTGGCAACCCCGAGGCCGCCTCCGGTGAGGTCTTCACCGTCCGTGACCTGCTCGATCAGGGGACGCTGCGCTTGCGCGAGGACCTCGCCGATCAGCCCCTGGCGCGAGCCCGCTTTCTGCACAGCATCGGTGCCATCTACCTCCGGCTCGATGAGCTCTACGCCGCCGCGGAAGTGATCGGCGAGGCGCTGGCGCTCCGTCGGCGGCACCATGGCGCGGGTCATCCGGAGGTGATCGAGAGCGAAAGCGAAATGGGTGTGCTGCTTCGGCGGCTGGGACGCTATGACGAAGCGGAGGTCTTGCTGCAGTCGGTTTTGACCGCCCGCCAAGCCGATCCCGACGTCGATCCCGAGCTGCTGGCTCGGGCCTACAGCAACCTTGGCAATCTCTACTGGAGCGCCGAGCGCTTCGAAGAGGCCGAGAGGATCCATCGCTCTGGGTTGGCTGTGCGTGAGCGCAACACTCGCCGGCTTCGGACCCCCGAGGCGCGAATGGATGAAGCCTATTCCGCCAACAACTTGGCGGTGATGCTGCTGACCCGGCGTAAATATGCCGAGTCCCTCGCTCCCCTCGAGCGCGCCCTCGAGCTGTTCGAGACGGACAACCCGGTGCTGCGGGGATCGGCCCTCAACAACCTCGGCTTGGTGCACCGCAACCTGCCGAGTTGGGCCGAGGCGGAGGGAACCTTCCGCGATGCCATCGACGTTCTCGATTCCGGCCTCGGATCAAAGCACGCTCGGCCCCTCAGTGCCCGCCGCAATCTGATCTTTGAGCTGGTCTTGCGTCATCGCTGGGAGGAGGCTCTGAACGAGAGCGAACGCGCCTTGCAGTTGGCGGAAACAGTTGATGATCGCTTGACCCTGGCCCAGATCGTGCGAACTCGTGCCCGCGTCCTGCGTCTCGCCGGGAAGGCCGATCTGGCCGTCGAAACGGCTCGCCGGAGTCGGGCGATCGCGGTTGCCGAGCAGGGGCCCGAGCAGCCGCTTCCGGTTTCCTGTCGCACCGAGCTGGCACTTGCCTTGGCGGCTCGAGGCGAGCTGACGGCGGCCGTCGACGAGTTGCGTGCCGTGGCCGAGATTCAGGGCCGCCTGCTGCCGCCGGACCATCGCTCCCGTCTGCGCACGGAGCGCGCCTTCGGCATCGTCTATCTCGAAGCCGACCGCGGTGCCGAAGCCGTGGCCCACCTGCGCGGCGCCCTGACCATCGAGCGTCAGACGGCGAGCAAGAACCAGGCATCAGGCCCTTCCCGGGTGGTTGCCGAGACCCTCCTCCTGCTGGGGCGAGCCCTGCTTGTCGAGGATCTGGAGGAAGGCGTCACCTCCCTGGAGGAGGCCTTGGCGACGCTGCGGAAGGTGCTTGGAGATCGCCATCCGCTGGTCGCGGAAGCGGCCTTCCATCTCGGAAGGGCCGAGCGGCAGCGCGGTCGCCGGGATGAGGCGCGGAAGCTGTTGGCCGAGTCGGTGGCGATTCGGCAGGCGGTCTATCCTGCCGACGATGCCGACCTCGCCGCCTCCCGTCGAGCCCTCGCCGAGCTCGACGGTTGA